The region TAGCGGCGTCGACAATAATTGCACACGCATCATGTTGCAAACGCGGCTTAGCTGCGGGGCTGGGGTAGGCTGGGAGTCGATCCGTCAGCACTTCGGGAGGTTCGACGATGTCCCTGTCCGATGACGCGGCAGAAGCCCGCGCCCAGGGCTGGCGCGCCCTGGCCGCTCTGCACGCCCGGATCGAGACCCGGATCGAGCGCTCGCTCCAGCACGAGCACGACCTCAGCGTGAGCGAGTTCACCGTGCTCGACGTGCTGTCCCGGCAGGACGGCTGGCACATGCGCATGCAGCAGCTCGCCAACGCCGTCGTGCTCAGCCAGAGCGCGACGACCAGGCTGGTGACCAGGCTGGAGAAGCTCGGACTGCTGCGCCGCTACCTCTGCGAGGACGACCGCAGGGGGATCTACACCGAGGTCAGCGAGTCCGGCCAGAAGCTGCTGGCCGCCGCCCGGCCCACGCACGACACCGCGCTGCGCGAGGCGATGGACGAGGCCGGCGAGGTGCCCGAGCTGGCTCCGCTGGTCCGCGCGCTGGAAACCCTGGAACCCACGGCGGTCTGAGGGCCGTCCCCACACTCATCTCGCGTACCGGAACCTGACTGCCTGGTTTTGAACTCGCCTTGCGCAGCGGTTCCGGTCGCGGAACCTCGGGCTTCTTCTCGCGTATCACCCGTCGCCGCCCGTCGCGGACCGCGTCGGCCTGACCCGGCTCAGTCCCGCTTCGCCGCGTCGGCCGGGATGGTGGCCCGCAGGGTTTCGACGGCGTGGTCGCGGTGCTCGGTCAGCAGGACGACCAGCTCGGCGGCGTCGTGCCGCTTGGCCGCGTCGACGATCGCGGCGTGCTCCTCGTGCACCCGCGCCCGGTTGGCGTCGGAGTTGTAGTACACCGCCCGGTACGCGTCGGTGGCGTCCCACAGCGTCCGCACCACCCGCAGCAGCCGCGGCATCCGCGCCGGTTCCAGGAGTGCGAAGTGGAAGCGCCGGTTCGCCGCGATCATGCCCACCAGGTCGCCGTCGCGCGACGCGGACTCGACCTCGCGCTGCGCCTCGGTGATGACCGCGAGGTCGGACTCGTCGAACCGCCCCGCGGCCACCGTCGCCGCCTCCGACTCCAGCAGCTCCCGCATCCGGTAGACCTCGAGCAGGTCGTCGAGCGAGAGCTCGGCGACGGAGTAGCCCCGGTGCGGCTGGTAGACGACCTGGCCCTCGGCCTCCAGCGTCTTGAGGGCTTCCCGCAACGGCACCCGGCTCACCCCGAGGTGCTGGGCGATCGCGTCCTGGCGGATCGGCTGCCCCGGTGCGAGCTCGCCGGCCACGATCGACTTCCGGAGCTCGTCGAGCACGAACTCCTGGGTGGTGGGTGGGCGTCGCATCGCACTCCAGTGCCTCGGCGTGGGTATGTCGATCCTATGGGTGAGCGAGGGCGGTTCGCGTTCTTCGAACGGTTGACCCGCCGTCTGGCAACTGTATATTGGATCCAACTTTCCCCCGGATGCAAGCCGACGGCGTCGGCGCGGAGAAGAGGTGGGTCCGAGCATGGAGCGTGCCCTGCCGATGGACGGCGTGGTCGTCGCGGACTTCAGCCGGGTGCTCGCCGGACCGTATGCGACCATGCTGATGGCCGACCTCGGCGCCACGGTCATCAAGGTGGAGCGGCCCGGCACCGGCGACGACACCCGGAGCTGGGGTCCACCGTGGACAGAGCACGCCTCGTCCTACTTCGAGTCGGTCAACCGCGGCAAGCGCAGCATCACCCTCGACCTCGCCGACCCCTCCGACCAGGAGACCGCCCGCGAGCTGGTCCGCCGCAGCGACGTGCTGGTGGAGAACTTCCGCCCCGGGTCGCTCGCCCGCTACGGGCTGGACTTCGACAGCGCCGCCGAGCTGAACCCGCGGCTGGTCTACGCCTCGATCTCCGGCTTCGGCAGCGGCGCCGGTGCCGACCTGCCCGGCTACGACTTCGTGGTGCAGGCGCTCGGCGGGCTGATGAGCATCACCGGCAGCCCGGAGGGACCGCCCACCAAGGTCGGCGTCGCACTGGTCGACGTGCTCACCGGCAAGGACGCCGCGCTGGGGATCATGGCCGCGCTGCGCCAGCGGGAGGCCACCGGACGCGGCCAGCACGTCGAGGTCAACCTGCTGTCGAGCCTGCTGGCGTCCCTGGTCAACCAGATGAGCGGGATGCTGGCCACCGGAGCGCCGCCTGGGCGGATGGGCAACCAGCACCCGAGCATCGCGCCTTACGAGACGCTGCGCTGCGAGGACGCCTACCTGGCGGTGGCCATCGGCAACGACGGGCAGTTCCGCAGGCTCGCCGACGCGCTCGGCCTGGTCGGGCTGGCCGAGGACGAGCGCTTCGCCACCAACGCGCAGCGGGTCGCCAACCGGCCCGCGCTGGTCGAGCTGCTGGAGAACGTGCTCGGCGCCCGCCCCGCCGCGGACTGGCAGGAGCGGCTGCAGCGCGCGGGCATCGCCTGCGGTCAGGTCAACGACCTCTCCCGCGCGGTGCACTACGCCGAGTCGCTCGGGCTGAACCCGCTGGTCGATCCGGGCCAGGGTGCGACGGCGCAGGTGCGCATGCCCATCGACTTCTCCGACTCCGCCGGCGTCAAGCCGCTCGCCCCGCCCCGCCTCGGCGAGCACGGCGAGCAGATCCGGGCCTGGCTGGCCGATCCCGCCGCCGGTCCACCGCCGGCCTGACGGCTGCCCGGCCACCGGACCGGCCGAGCCGCACAACCGTTCCTCCAGGAAGGAATCCCGCCATGAGCAGCAGCGGTGCCCGCCCCGCTTTCGATCCCCGCGACCCGCTCGGCATCGACGACGAGCTCACCACCGAGCAGCTCGCCATCCGCGACAGCGTCCGCGCGCTGTGCCGCGACCACGTGCTGCCGCACGTCGGCGAGTGGTTCGAGCGCGGCGAGTTCCCGCAGGCCAGGGAGCTGGCCAGGGAGCTCGGCAAGCTCGGCGTGCTCGGCATGCACCTGGAGGGCTACGGCTGCGCCGGGATGTCCGCCGTGGACTACGGCCTGGCCTGCGAGGAGCTGGAGGCGTGCGACTCCGGCCTGCGCTCGCTGGTGTCGGTGCAGGGGTCGCTGGCCATGTTCGCGATCTGGCGCTGGGGCTCGGAGGAGCAGAAGCAGCAGTGGCTGCCCCGGATGGCGGCGGGCGAGGCGATCGGCTGCTTCGGCCTGACCGAGCCCGACCACGGCTCCGACCCGGCGTCGATGCGCACCTCGGCCCGACGGGACGGCTCGGACTGGGTGCTAAACGGCCGCAAGATGTGGATCACCAACGGCACCATCGCCGACGTCGCGGTGGTCTGGGCGCGGACCGAGGACGGCGTGCGCGGTTTCGTCGTGCCGACCGACACCGCGGGCTTCTCGGCGCCGGAGATCAAGCAGAAGCTTTCGCTGCGCGCGTCGGTCACCAGCGAGCTGGTCCTCGACGACGTGCGGCTGCCCGCCGAGGCGCAACTGCCCGGGGCCGAGGGTCTGCGCGGGCCGCTGAGCTGCCTCAACGAGGCCCGCTACGGCATCGTGTGGGGCGCCACCGGCGCCGGGCGGGCGTGCCTGGAGGCGGCGCTGGACTACGCGGGCAGCCGCGAGCAGTTCGGCCGCCCGATCGCCGGTTTCCAGCTCACCCAGGGCAAGCTCGCCGACATGGCGGTGCGGGTGCAGAACGGCCGGTTGCTCGCGATGCACCTGGGCAAGCGCAAGGACGCCGGCACGCTGCTCCCGCAGCAGGTCAGCTTCGGCAAGCTGGACAACGTGCGCGGGGCGCTGGAGGTGGCGCGGACCGCGCGCACGATCCTCGGGGCCAACGGCATCTCGCTGGAGTACCCGGTGATCCGGCACATGACCAACCTGGAGTCGGTGCTGACCTACGAGGGCACCAGCGAGATGCACGCGCTGAGCATCGGCCAGGCGCTGACCGGGCTGTCCGCCTTCCGGGGCTGAGAAACGGGTGGTTCGAACAGAAAACGAACCGCGCTGACATTTGGGCGGGAACGAGTGGATCTCATTTCTCTCGTTCCCGCTTAAGTGTTGTTCTTGGAGAAGATTGCGCCAAGATTCGATCTCGTTTGGATAACGACAACCATTCTGATCGGCGATTCTCCGTGGTGCCGAGAAAAATCTCGATGGCGGAAGAGTATTGCGACTGCGCAGGCGGTTGTGCCTCCGCCCGGCAGAGTGTCAATTCCTCCCGATCAGGTAAGCGGTCTTCATGTTTCCCGGTTGTTCCGGTTCCGCCAGGGAGCCGAGCACCCCCACATGAGGGAGAGCTTCATGAAACGAGTTCGAGCTGCTTGGCGCCGACGTCGGACCGGCGCGGTGCTGGTCACCGCGGTCGGGGTGGCGCTGGCCACCGCGGTCGCGACTCCGGCCCAGGCAGACCGCGGTGTCCCCGCGGCCGGTGCCGAAACGATCATTCCCAACAGTTATCTGGTGGTGCTCGCCGACACTCCGGACACCCAGTCGGGGGTGGAGGCCATCGCCGAGAACCTGCTGGCCAAGTACCCCGGCGAACTGACCCGCACTTTCGACACCGCGTTGCGCGGCTTCTCGGTCTCCATGCAGGAGCCCAACGCCACGCGGCTGGCGCAGGACCCGGCGGTGGCCTTCGTCGAGCCCAACAAGCAGGTGCGGGCCATCGAGACCCAGCAGAACCCGCCTTCGTGGGGTCTGGACCGCATCGACCAGCGGAACCTGCCGCTGAACAACGCCTACACCTACGGGCCGAACGCGTCCAACGTGTCGGCCTACGTCATCGACACCGGGGTGCGCATCAGCCACCGGACCTTCGGCGGCCGCGCCAAGCACGGCTTCGACTCGGTCGACAACGACAACGACGCCAGCGACTGCAACGGCCACGGCACCCACGTCGCGGGCACCATCGGCGGTGCCGAGTACGGCGTGGCCAAGGCGGTCAACATCGTGGCCGTGCGGGTGCTGGACTGCCGCGGCAGCGGCACCACCGACGGCGTGATCGCAGGCATCGACTGGGTCACCAAGAACGCCAAGAAGCCCGCGGTGGCCAACATGAGCCTCGGCGGCGGCGCCAGCAACGCGCTGGACCAGGCGGTGCGCAACTCGGTCGGCTCCGGCGTCACCTACGCCGTCGCGGCGGGCAACGGCGACTCCTCCGGCAACCCGATCGACGCCTGCGGCTACTCGCCGGCGCGGACCCCCGAGGCCATCACCGTCGGTGCCACCGACAACGGGGACAACCGGGCGAAGTTCTCCAACTACGGCAAGTGCCTCGACCTGTTCGCGCCCGGCGTGAACATCACCTCGTCGTGGCACACCAACGACACCGCCTCCAACACCATCAGCGGCACGTCGATGGCGACGCCGCACGTGGCGGGTGCCGCGGCGCTGTACCTGTCGGCGAACCCGTCGGCGGCGCCGTCCGCGGTCGCGAGCGGCCTCACCGGTGCGGCGACCAGCGACGTGGTCAAGGACCCGCGCCCCGGCTCGCCGAACAAGCTGCTCTACACCGGCAGCTGACGGCGGTACCGCGACCAGCCCCTCCCGGCGGCCGCCGGGAGGGGTTCACCACACCGTGAACCCGCCGTCGGCGACGAGGTTGCTGCCGGTGACGAAGCTGCTGGCCTCCGAGGCCAGGAACACCGCGATCGGCCCGAGCTCGCGCGGTTCGGCGACCCGGCCCATCGGGGTCTGCGCGACCCACGTGCGGAACCAGTCCGGCTGGGACGTCTCGACCTGCCTGAGCAGCTCGGTGCCGGTGTAGCCGGGGGAGATCGAGTTGACCCGCACGCCGCGCCCCGCCCATTCCCCCGCCAGCGACTTGGTGAGCATGATGACCCCGGCCTTGGACGTGTTGTAGGACGCCTGCGGCTGCGGGTGGTTGGAGATCAGCCCCGACATCGACGCGATGTTGATGATCGAGCCCGAGCCCTGCGCGAGCATCGCCCTGCCTGCCTCGCGGCAGCACCAGAAGACCGCGTCGAGGTTGAGCCCGAGCACCGCGCGCCACGACTCGTCCGGCATCGACTCCGCGGGCTCGTTGCGGACCATCCCTGCGTTGTGCACGGAGACGTCGATGCGCCCGTGATCGGCCACGATCCGCGCGACACCGTCGGCGACCGCGCCGGAGTCGGTGACGTCCAGTGGCAGGAACTCGCCTTCCAGCTCGGCGGCGGCCTTCTCGCCGGTCTCCTGGTTGATCTCGCCGATCACGAGCCGGGCGCCCGCCGACCGAAGCGCTCTGGCGATCTCCAGGCCGATGCCCTGGCCGCCGCCGGTGACCAGCGCGACCTTGTCCCGCAACGAGAAGACCTCGGTTCCCATCGAATGCCAACCTCCCGCGAGCGCCGCCCGGTGCCGAACCCGATCAACGTAGCGGTGGCGGCAGCACCCGGTGCACCCAGTCGCTGGCGCGTTCATACGCATGGGCGAGTCGCAGCAGGTCCAGCTCGCCGTGGTTCGGGCCGATCAGCTGCACGCCCATCGGCAGGTCGGCGGCGCCGAAACCGGCGGGCAGGTTGATCACCGGGTGGCCGGACAACGTCCACGGCGCCACGGTCTCCATCCACCGGTGGTAGGTGTCCATGGTCCGGCCGCCGACCTCGCTGGGCCAGCGCAGCGCGGCGTCGAACGGGAAGATCTGCGCGGTCGGCGCGACCAGGAAGTCGTAGTCGTCGAAGAGCGCCGCGACGTGCGCGTGCCACTCGTCGCGGCCGGTGAGCGCCGCGGCGATCTCGCGCACCCCCATCCGCAAGTAGCCCTCCACCTCGAAGACCGCCTCCGGTTTGAGCGACGCGCGGGTGCTTTCGTCGGCGTGCAGCTCGTGCAGCGTCTGGCCGGTCATCCAGTGCCGCCACAGCAGGAACGTCTCCCAGGCCTGCTCGACGGGCAGCTCGCGCTCCACCGGCTCGACGACGCAGCCGATCTCCTCGAATGTGCCCAGCGCCGAGGCGCACACCGCCAGCACGCCGGGTTCGGTCGGCAGGTAGCCGCCGAAGTCGCCGAGCCAGCCGATCCGCAGGCCGTCGACGCGGTGCTCCAGCGGTTCGGCGAACACCGCGGGGTCCTGCTCGACGCCCAGCGGGGCGCGCGGATCGGGTCCGGCCATAGTGGACAGCAGCATCGCCAGGTCGCGCACGGTGCGGGCCATCGGGCCGGCCACGGAGGGTTCGCTGAGGAAGCCGGGTTTCGGGACGCGGCCGAAGCTCGGGCGCAGCCCGAGCACGTGGCAGAACGCGGCGGGATTGCGCAACGACCCCATGAAGTCGCTGCCGTCGGCGACCGGCAGCATCCGCAGCGACAGGGCCGCCGCGGCACCGCCGCTGCTGCCGCCCGCGGACCGGGACGGGTCGAACGGGTTGACCGTGGTGCCGAAGACGCGGTTGAAGGTGTGCGAACCCAGGCCGAACTCGGGCACGTTGGTCTTGCCGATCACGATGGCACCCGCATCGCGCATCCGGCGCACGGCGATCTCGTCGTCGTCGGCGGTCTGCCCGGCCAGGATCGGAGAACCCTTGCTGGTGGGGAATCCCTCGGCGTCGGCGAGGTCCTTCACCGCGATCGGGAAGCCGTGCATCCAGCCCTTGTACTCGCCGCGCGCCAGCTCCTCGTCGCGCTTCGCGGCCTGCTCGAGCAGCTTCTCGTCGTCGGCGCGCGACACGATCGCGTTCACCAGCGGGTTGAAGCGGTCGATGTGGTCCAGGTAGGTCCGCATCACCTCGGCACAGGAGACCTCGCGGCGGCGGATCAGCCAGGACAGCTCGACGGCGTCCAGCAACACCAGGTCCGAGATGCGGGAGGAGGGCAGGCCTGCCCCGGGTGCGATGCCCACGTCGGCACACATTGGACCGGCCGGTCACCCGCGTCAACCGGCATTCGGGGAGTCCGTGCGGTCGCTGTTCGTGATCGGTCCCGCGCCTCGGCGGCATCGGGAGGCGTTGGTCACGTTGCCGTTGTCCGCCGCCGACGGGGCGCGCAGGCTGGACTTTCCTGGTAGGACCAATCCTGGTCGTCCTGGCGGCCCGGGGTGGTGCTGCCCCCGAGCCCGCTGAGGAGCGCCGATGCCCGCAGCGTCCGTCGACGGCCGTCCGGTGACCGGCCGGCTCGCGACGACGCGGGTGCTCGGTTCGGTGGCGGTGGTGGTGGTGGGTGTCTGCGTCTCGCCCGTGTTCCTGGTCGGCGGCCTCGGCGTGCAGTTGCAGCAGGAACTGCGCTTCGGTGCGGCGACCCTCGGCGTCGCGGCGGCGGGTTTCTTCGCCGTGGCCGCGGTTTCCTCCCGGGTGATGGGCTCGGTCGTCGAGCGCATCGGGTACCGGCGCGGCATGCGGCTTGCCGCGGCGTCGAGCTCCCTGTGCCTGCTCGGCCTCGCGGTCGCGCCCTGTACCGGCTGGATGCTGGCGGTGCTGTGGGTCGCGGGCCTGCCCAACGCGCTCGGGCAGCCCGCGGCGAACGTGATGATCACCGAAGGCGTCCCGGTGCGCAGGCGGGGCCTGGGCTTCGGCGTCAAGCAGTCGGCCATCCCGATCGCCACCCTGCTGGCGGGCATCACCGTGCCGCTGGTGGCGCTGACCATCGGCTGGCGCTGAGTGTTCGTGTTCGCCGCGGTGCTCGGCGTCCTCGCGGCGCTCACCGTCCCGGCGGTGCCCGGCGCGGCCCGGGCGCCCGCAGGGCAAGGCACGAGCCGGGCGCCCGTCGGTCGCTTCGGCGCGCTGCTGCTGATCGCGATCAGCGGAGGGCTGGGCTCGGCCGCCGCCAACGCGCTCGGGGCCTTCGTGACCACCACCGCCGTGCACGTCGGGTTCAGCCCCGCGGCGGCCGGCCTGGTGCTCGCACTGGGTTCGGTGGCGGGGCTGACGATCCGGCTGCTCGCCGGTGTCGCGGCCGACCGCTGGAACCCCGACCTGCTGCGCGTGGTCACCGCGATGCTGCTGGTCGGCTCGGTCGGCTACGGGCTCATGGCGCTGGGTACGCCGCCGCTCCTCCTGGCAGGTGTGGCGTTCGGTTTCGGCGCGGGCTGGGCCTGGCCGGGACTGCTCAACTTCGCGGTCGCCAGGATCGCCCCGGACCGCGTAGCCCGCGCTACGTCGTTCAGCCAGTCCGGCGTCTACTTCGGGGGCAGCGCGGGACCGCTGCTCTTCGGCTTCATCGCCGAACAGGCCGGCCTCACCGCAGCCTGGCTGGCCGCCGGCTCGGCGGCGATCGTCGCGGCCGTCCTGCTGCTGTTCGTCAAGAGGTAGGGACTCCTAGCCCGGCTTGCGGGCCAGGCCGCCGTGGACGACGCGGTAGCGGGGGACCGCCGAGGCCTGGTCGGGATCGGGCCGCCAGTCGGTGACGTGGCTGGTGCCCTGCGGCACCACCTCGAAGTCGCCGAAGAGGGCGTCGATCCACCTCGCGGACCGGGCGACCAGCGGGTCGGCGGTTTCGGCGTAGAAGCGCTCCATGGTGCCCGCGGTCGCCGGGTCGTGGTCGGCGGTGAGGTGGGTGATCGCCAGGTGCGAGTCCGGCGCCAGCGCCTTGCGGTAGGTCTCGACCAGCGCCGCCGGGGAGTCGCGGTCGGGCACGAAGTGCAGCACCGCCGACATCAGCAGCGCCACCGGGCGGTCGAAGTCGATCAGCGCCTCCGCCTCCGGCGACCGCAGCACCGACTCCGGGTCGCGGCAGTCGGCCTCGATGATCGCCGCGCGCGGTTCGTCGTCGAGCAGCGACCGGCTGTGGGCGACGGTCAGCGGCTCGTTGTCGACGTAGAGCACCCGGAACTCCGAGGTGCGCCTGCGGGCCACCTCGTGCACGTGGCCGATGGTGGGGATGCCCGAGCCCAGGTCGAGGAACTGGTGCACGCCGTGGGCCAGCAGGTACTCGACGGCGCGGCGGACGAACGCCCGGTTGTCCCGGTACACCTCGGTGATCCCGGGAAGCTCGGCCTCCGCGCGCTCGACGAACCGGCGCTCGACGCCGAAGTTGTGGCTGCCGCCGAGGAACGCGTCGTAGATCCGCGCGGCGCAGGGGCGGTCGATGTCCATCTTGCGGGACATCAGGCGCTGCGTGTCGACCATGGCGGACCCCCGGCATGCCGCTGCTCACTACTCCTCGTGTAATCGTACCGTAATCAACCAATGACAGAGTGTGTTCACCCGGTGGGACGCAGGCCGGGGGCAGGAGCCGAACCACGCGGCGGGACGCGGCGGGCGGACGCGGGCGGTGGAGTCCGGCGGGACGAGCGACGACCCGGCGACGGGCTGACCGGAGTCGGCGAACCCGCGCGACCGGCGCCGTCGGCCGGTGGGCGAAGAGGAGCCGGGGGATGACCAGGCCGACGGCGGCCGGCCGACAACGCCGCCGACCGGCGGCATCGGCGGGATCAGCCGCCGTGGGCGCTGGTCTACGATCCCCCGGTCGAGGGACACAAGAGGGCGGGTGCTGATGGCGAAGACGAGGCGGGCCTTCCTTTTCGACCTTGCGGTGGTCGTGCTGTTCAGCTGCCTGTACGTGCTCGCGGTCCTCGTCGAGCCCGGGCCTCCCGGCATGTCGGGGTGGTGGACGCTGCTGTTCAGCTTCCCGGCGATCTGCACGCTGATGCTGCGCAGGCGGTGGCCGTGGATCCCGCTGGTCACCACGACGTCGGCGGCCATCGTGCTCACCCTGCTCGACCTCAGCTGGGGCCCGACCAGCTTCCCGATCCTGTTCTCGGTCTACTCGGTCTGCCGCACGAGCGGGCCGCTCGGCTCGACGGTCGCGGCGATGGTGGCGATGGTCTGGCCGTTCTTCTACTCGTTCCCCGCGCCGACCATGATCGAGGGCGTGGCCAGCGTGGTCTACGCGGGTGTGGACCTGTTCATGGTCGTCGGCTGGGGCTACGCGGCCCGGGTCGGCAGCCTGCGCGCCGCCCAGCTCGAACGCACCGTCGCGCTGCTCGACCAGGCCCGCGACCAGCTCGCGGTCGAGGCCGCGGCATCGGAACGGGCCCGCATCGCGCGGGAGTTCCACGACATCGTCTCGCACAACCTCTCGGTGGTCGCCCTTCGCGCCGGGGTCGCCCGCGCGCTGGTCGACCGCGACCCCGGGCACGCCCGCGAGACGCTGCGCGACCTGGAGGTGACCTCCAGCGCCGCGCTGAGCGAGATGCGCACGATGCTGGGCGCGCTGCGCGCCGACACCAGCGCCGGCGCCGTCACCGACGAGGCCGACCTGCAGCCGATGCCGCGCCTGGACAAGGTCGAGGACCTGATCGGGTCGCTGCGCGAGGCGGGTGTGTCGTGGCGGCTGGAACGCAGGGGCAGCATCCGCGAACTGGGGTCCGGGCTGGAGCTCACGGCGTTCCGCGTCGTGCAGGAGGCGGTGACCAACGTGCTCAAGCACGCCGGTCCCGGGTACGCCCGGGTGCTGCTGGAATACGGCACGGCCGCGCTGCGCATCGAGATCACCAACCACGTCACCGGCGGCCGCAGGCGCGGCAACGGCGCGCGCGGGCCGTCGTCCGGGCACGGGTTGATCGGCCTGCGCGAACGCGTCGCGCTGGTCGGCGGAACGTTCACCGCCCATCCGGTACAAGGCGGGTTCCACCTGGAGGCCGTGCTACCGTGCGCGGAAAATTCGGACCTGGTCTGAGCCGGAACTCCAGCCGGCACCGGGCCTGATCGGAGGGGGTCCGCCGATGCAGCCTTCGGACACGACGATCGTGGTCGCGGATGATCAGGCGATGATCCGCGCCGGCCTGGTGGCCCTGCTGTCGGCGGAGCCGGACCTGCGGGTGCTGGCCGAGGCCGCCGACGGGCAGGCGGCGGTCGCCGCCGTGCAGCGCCGCAGGCCCGACGTCGTTCTGATGGACGTCCGGATGCCGGGGGTGGACGGCATCACCGCCGCCCGCGAGATCGTCGACATCACCGACGGCCAGACCTCGGTGATCATGCTGACCGTCCACGACCTGGACGAGTACGTCTACGCCGCCCTGCGCGCGGGCGCGAGCGGCTTCCTGCTCAAGGACGCCCCGCCGGAGGAGCTGGTCCGCGCGGTCCACACGGTCGCCGCGGGCGACGCGCTGCTGGCGCCGCGGGTGACCAGGCGGCTGCTCCAGCGCTTCGCGTCGCTGGGCGTGCGCGACGCGGGCACCGAGCTCAGCGGCCTGACCGACCGGGAGCGCGACGTGCTGCTGGAGGTCGCCAAGGGCGGCTCCAACGCCGAGATCGCCCGCAACCTCGGGCTGGCCGAGCTGACCGTGAAGTCGCACCTCTACCACGTCATGCAGAAGCTGCACCTGAACTCCCGCACCCAGCTCGTCATCACCGCCTACGAGACTGGCCTGGTCCACCCGGGTCAGCGGGCGATGCCGCCGGCGCAGTGCAGGCGCGAGTCGGCGGGCTGACCCGGTTGATGTAATGAGGGCATGAGTGCACTGAAGGTCGGCCTGATCGGCTACGGCATCGCGGGAGCCGTTTTCCACGCGCCGCTGGTCGCGGCGAACCAGAACCTGCGGCTCGACGCGGTGGTGACCGCCAACCCGCAACGGCGTGCGGCGGTCGAGCAGGACCACCCCGGCACGGCGGTCGTCGACGACCTCGACGCGCTGCTGGAGCGCAGGCCTGACCTCGTGGTCGTCGCCAGCCCCAACCGCACGCACTACGAGCTGACCCGGGCGCTCGTCGACGCCGGAGTCCCGGTGGTCGTGGACAAACCGTTCGTGCCGACGGCGCAGCAGGGGCGCGAGCTGATCGAGCACGCCGCGAGCAAGGACGTGCCGCTGACGGTGTTCCAGAACCGGCGGTGGGACAACGACCTGCTGACGGCGCGGACGCTGATCGAGTCGGGCGAGCTGGGCGCGGTGCTCCGCTTCGAGTCGCGCTTCGAGCGCTGGGTGCCCACGCCCAAGCCGGGCTGGCGGGAGTCCGGTGGTGCCGAGGAGGCCGGCGGGGTGCTCTACGACCTCGGCAGCCACCTGGTCGACCAGGCACTGCTGCTGTTCGGTCCCGTCGAGTCGGTCTACGCCCAGGTCGACCGGCGCAGGGCCGGGGTGGAGGTCGACGACGACTCGTTCGTCGCGCTGGTCCACACCGGCGGGGTCCGCTCGCACCTGTGGATGAGCAAGGTCGCCGCCCAGCACGGCCCCCGGTTCCGTGTCCTCGGCGACCGCGCCGCCTACACCAAGTACGGGCTCGACCCGCAGGAGGCCGCCATGCGCGAGGGCGGCAGCCCGGCCGACCCGGGCTGGGGCGAGGAGCCGCGGGAGCTCTGGGGACAGCTCGGCACGATCGGCGAGAGCCGGACGGTGCCCACCGAGCCTGGGCGGT is a window of Saccharopolyspora erythraea NRRL 2338 DNA encoding:
- a CDS encoding MarR family winged helix-turn-helix transcriptional regulator encodes the protein MSLSDDAAEARAQGWRALAALHARIETRIERSLQHEHDLSVSEFTVLDVLSRQDGWHMRMQQLANAVVLSQSATTRLVTRLEKLGLLRRYLCEDDRRGIYTEVSESGQKLLAAARPTHDTALREAMDEAGEVPELAPLVRALETLEPTAV
- a CDS encoding GntR family transcriptional regulator, whose amino-acid sequence is MRRPPTTQEFVLDELRKSIVAGELAPGQPIRQDAIAQHLGVSRVPLREALKTLEAEGQVVYQPHRGYSVAELSLDDLLEVYRMRELLESEAATVAAGRFDESDLAVITEAQREVESASRDGDLVGMIAANRRFHFALLEPARMPRLLRVVRTLWDATDAYRAVYYNSDANRARVHEEHAAIVDAAKRHDAAELVVLLTEHRDHAVETLRATIPADAAKRD
- a CDS encoding CaiB/BaiF CoA transferase family protein; the protein is MERALPMDGVVVADFSRVLAGPYATMLMADLGATVIKVERPGTGDDTRSWGPPWTEHASSYFESVNRGKRSITLDLADPSDQETARELVRRSDVLVENFRPGSLARYGLDFDSAAELNPRLVYASISGFGSGAGADLPGYDFVVQALGGLMSITGSPEGPPTKVGVALVDVLTGKDAALGIMAALRQREATGRGQHVEVNLLSSLLASLVNQMSGMLATGAPPGRMGNQHPSIAPYETLRCEDAYLAVAIGNDGQFRRLADALGLVGLAEDERFATNAQRVANRPALVELLENVLGARPAADWQERLQRAGIACGQVNDLSRAVHYAESLGLNPLVDPGQGATAQVRMPIDFSDSAGVKPLAPPRLGEHGEQIRAWLADPAAGPPPA
- a CDS encoding acyl-CoA dehydrogenase family protein, yielding MSSSGARPAFDPRDPLGIDDELTTEQLAIRDSVRALCRDHVLPHVGEWFERGEFPQARELARELGKLGVLGMHLEGYGCAGMSAVDYGLACEELEACDSGLRSLVSVQGSLAMFAIWRWGSEEQKQQWLPRMAAGEAIGCFGLTEPDHGSDPASMRTSARRDGSDWVLNGRKMWITNGTIADVAVVWARTEDGVRGFVVPTDTAGFSAPEIKQKLSLRASVTSELVLDDVRLPAEAQLPGAEGLRGPLSCLNEARYGIVWGATGAGRACLEAALDYAGSREQFGRPIAGFQLTQGKLADMAVRVQNGRLLAMHLGKRKDAGTLLPQQVSFGKLDNVRGALEVARTARTILGANGISLEYPVIRHMTNLESVLTYEGTSEMHALSIGQALTGLSAFRG
- a CDS encoding S8 family peptidase, giving the protein MKRVRAAWRRRRTGAVLVTAVGVALATAVATPAQADRGVPAAGAETIIPNSYLVVLADTPDTQSGVEAIAENLLAKYPGELTRTFDTALRGFSVSMQEPNATRLAQDPAVAFVEPNKQVRAIETQQNPPSWGLDRIDQRNLPLNNAYTYGPNASNVSAYVIDTGVRISHRTFGGRAKHGFDSVDNDNDASDCNGHGTHVAGTIGGAEYGVAKAVNIVAVRVLDCRGSGTTDGVIAGIDWVTKNAKKPAVANMSLGGGASNALDQAVRNSVGSGVTYAVAAGNGDSSGNPIDACGYSPARTPEAITVGATDNGDNRAKFSNYGKCLDLFAPGVNITSSWHTNDTASNTISGTSMATPHVAGAAALYLSANPSAAPSAVASGLTGAATSDVVKDPRPGSPNKLLYTGS
- a CDS encoding SDR family NAD(P)-dependent oxidoreductase, which produces MGTEVFSLRDKVALVTGGGQGIGLEIARALRSAGARLVIGEINQETGEKAAAELEGEFLPLDVTDSGAVADGVARIVADHGRIDVSVHNAGMVRNEPAESMPDESWRAVLGLNLDAVFWCCREAGRAMLAQGSGSIINIASMSGLISNHPQPQASYNTSKAGVIMLTKSLAGEWAGRGVRVNSISPGYTGTELLRQVETSQPDWFRTWVAQTPMGRVAEPRELGPIAVFLASEASSFVTGSNLVADGGFTVW
- a CDS encoding amidase, which codes for MGIAPGAGLPSSRISDLVLLDAVELSWLIRRREVSCAEVMRTYLDHIDRFNPLVNAIVSRADDEKLLEQAAKRDEELARGEYKGWMHGFPIAVKDLADAEGFPTSKGSPILAGQTADDDEIAVRRMRDAGAIVIGKTNVPEFGLGSHTFNRVFGTTVNPFDPSRSAGGSSGGAAAALSLRMLPVADGSDFMGSLRNPAAFCHVLGLRPSFGRVPKPGFLSEPSVAGPMARTVRDLAMLLSTMAGPDPRAPLGVEQDPAVFAEPLEHRVDGLRIGWLGDFGGYLPTEPGVLAVCASALGTFEEIGCVVEPVERELPVEQAWETFLLWRHWMTGQTLHELHADESTRASLKPEAVFEVEGYLRMGVREIAAALTGRDEWHAHVAALFDDYDFLVAPTAQIFPFDAALRWPSEVGGRTMDTYHRWMETVAPWTLSGHPVINLPAGFGAADLPMGVQLIGPNHGELDLLRLAHAYERASDWVHRVLPPPLR